The sequence below is a genomic window from Mesoplodon densirostris isolate mMesDen1 chromosome 12, mMesDen1 primary haplotype, whole genome shotgun sequence.
GAAGTGTCAGATGGCTACAAATACCCAAGTCTGTCTGCGTTCACCACCCACCACCTTCTGGGGTGGGCCATTTCCTCCTCGTTTTTATTCCCAAgtcattttaaggatttttctCCAGAGACTACCCCTAGAATCAAATACCACTACCCCTCCTCTGGCCTTctctcaaaaaagaaacaaacaaacaaaaaaacccagctaaAACCCTGAGCTGTCTACTCTAGATACAAGAGGCTGTACGAATACCTATTTGAAGCgcgctggtttctttttttaaggtttgtttttaaatacacataacctTCCCCCCTCCTTCGCTCTTCCATCCCCGCAACCCCCCAACCCTTTAGACGCCGGCGGCGCGCGCCCTCGCGCGCGGGCACTCACAGCCTCTGGCTGGAGATCGCggactttctggaaaagattcATTAACTGCAAATTAAGCCTCGCCCCGGCTTCGGCCTACACGCGGCCAGGCTCAGCCGTCTCAGGGACCCGGGGACGTGCCCACTCGAGAGTGCAGGCGGCGGGAAGCCCGTCGGGACCACGCGTGCCTCGAGCCGCCCTACTCCGCACACGGCGCCCCGGGGCTTGCTTGGTCAACAGCAGGAACACGTCGCCGCCGCCCCTAGCCCCCTAGTTGGCGGAGGCTCTGCAGCGCAGCCGCCCGCCTGCTCCGAGCGCGGGCCCCGCGGCGCAGCGGCACCTCGCCCTCCCCGCCTCGGCCGAGGATCGCGCCCGGGTGCGCAAGTTCCTCTTCGCCCTCAGCCTCTGCGCCGCACGCCCTCCGAGTGGGACCAACTTCCTCCGGCCGCAGACTCGCACACGCCCTACAGGGCTTTCCACCAGACTCCACGCTACCCAGAGGAGGACCCAGGTCTCGCccccccgcccgccgccgcccccgcccccgcacgATCTACCCCCACCCCTGGGGGTAGATCTTAAACTTAAAACCAACTTAAAACCAACCCCACGACGTCGCGGGGACGGTGCGGGTGGACCAGGGtggcacattaaaatttttaaagaacatttacaaaacaaaGCGTCTGACCTGACTGGCTGGCTGGCGGGCGGGCCGAGTCGGAACCCCTCGCTCTGCTCGAtttcctagtatttttttttttaatccatgttaTTCACGCTTTGGagcaatccaaaaaaaaataaaacagaaaaccgGGACTCCCCTCCCGAGTCACGCGGCAGCGGCGGCAGGTCGAGCTCGGCTCGGCCCGGGGCGCCCGCCACACACACCCTCGCGCACGCACACGCCGTCGTTCCACGAGCAAGAACGAGCTGCCCCCGGAGAGGTGAGACGAGGCAGCGGCGGCTGGAGGTTTTTACAGTTCTTTCCCGAGTCGAAAAAGAAAGCAGACGGGAACCCGCCGCCCTCCCCTTCCTGCTAGCGAGCTAACGCCGAGCCGAGCTTCCCAGCTTCCAGCCCAGCtcacccccccgccccaccccccgcccgACTCGCGGCACTCAGCGACGACCGCGCTCccgcgcacacagacacacactgccTGCAAACTTCCAATCCGCGAACTCCCTGCTCTCCTCTCAGCCCCCAGGGGGgcggcagccccccacccccgccgcgcccctccctccccgaagCCCATGCCGGGCCGCTTAGGTTGGctgcatttttaataacttaCAGCTAGGAAATAAAAACGAAAGCGAGCAAAGCAGCCAAAGTGAAGCGCGAGGCACAAGCTTCGAGGGGTACGCCAGAGAGTCAGAGGAGCCACCCGCCGCTAGTCTGGGCCCCGAGGGAGGGGGCCGACTGCAGCCCGCCGCACGCACGCCCGCCAGCCCGCGCGGCCTCCGCGGGGAAAGGTGTTCCGGGCACTGACCTGAAATCCCCAGCCGGGGAGTAAGCAGGGAGCCTGCGATCAGGCGCTTTGAAGTTTTCCCCGGAGCAGAGTCGAGGCGGCGAGGAGGAGCgacgggaggtggggtgggtggggagaggtgtgcGGGGTTGGAGGAAAGTGGGGTGGCGACGTTGGCGATGGGAGAAGGGGCCGGGCCGGGGAAGCGCGGCGAACAGCAAAGTTTGCCGTCCCCCGCTGCCCGCAACCCGCTCGCTCGCCTCCCTCGCCGTCTGCTGCCAGCCGGCTGCCCTCGGGGTCGGCCACGCCGAGGGGTGGGCTCTGGgccgggtgggggcgggggcgggctcaAAGCCTCCGGGCAGGTGGCGACAGCCCCGCGCGATCTTCCGGGCTCCGGCGGCTGGGCCGGGCTCAGCAGCTCTCGCGTCGCCGCTGCTGCCGCCCGCGCTCGGGCAGGAGCCCCAGCGCCATGCTGACGATTAGCCGCGAGCGCCCGCTCGGgctgggtgtgtatgtgtgtgtgagtgtgttggcCAAGTCTTCCCTGCGCGGCGACAGCGCGGCTTGGGCTCACCGCCCGGCAGCTCGCGGGCTCCCCctccgccgccgctgccgcctcgCTCCCGCTCTCGGTCGCGGTCTGGGCTCCGGCGCGTCTTCCCCGCTGCCGCCGAGCTCGGTCCGCGTTCAGCAAGGAGCGTAGCTCTGCCTCCCCTCGCCGCTGGGGGCCCAGGCTCCGTCTGCCGCCGCACGCCGCGATCCCAACGCGTCCCCCCTCCCtggttccctcctcttcctcctccccctccctccgccctctcgcccgcccgcccggcctccctccctcccagcagccgCCTCCCCTCCCCGCGCAGGCGCAGCGCTCGGGCGACAGCCAgccgcccgcccgccgccgcctccaGCTCTCGCAAGTTTGAGCTGCCCCAGCCTCCGCTCACCTTCCGTTGCAGCGCCTGGGCGGTGGGGTGTCGGAGCGGTGATTCCCCAAAAAGGTTTGCCCGAGTTTCCCGAGCCGATTCCCGGCGCGTTTCGCCTATCTGGGTTCGAACCCCAGACCACTTGGGTGGCGTCCCCCTCGCCccttgtcctcccctcccccgcttgGACCgagtttccttcctcctttccatacttcctttctatttcctttttttttcttttagattcactTTAGAAGAAATTTTACATCTTCTTCAAAACATAGTTCCTTTAGCTTTCTCTTTTATAGGCTAAATCGTCAACATTCAATTTTCTTCATCATTTATATTTGCCAATAAAATACTACTTTTTATGGATTCTCATTTATAGCTCTTTGTGTTATATAGAGTTAGATATTATTAACATATCTTATTTTACATGATTAGAGTATGAGAAAgaggagaacaaaaagaaaaaaaaatgtgtgatgtGATGTGTGTATGTGGGAGGGGGGAGatttatcacacacacatacacacaaacatattcaTATCAAAATAAGGAAGAAGTACTCATAACTATTACAGCCTGTGTTTCTCCAGCTGATCACATGATCATAGCTGGTATGTATAACAAGCTTCTTCCACTACCATCCTGTACACCCTATACCCTCAGCAAGCACTCCTGTTGGTCATAGATTCTTGCCTGCTAAACTTACCCAAACCTTTATTCCTGAAGGAACTGGACCATAGCAGCCCAACCTGAATTATGATAGTTTTCCACTGACTTTAATCATAGGAAATGAAAGTATTAAAAGgcaccctggggcctccctggtggcgcaagtggttgagagtccgcctgccgatgcaggggatacgggttcgtgccccggtctgggaggatcccatatgccgcggagcggctgggcccgtgagccatggccgctgagcctgcgcgtccggagcctgcgcgtccggagcctgtgctccgcaacgggggaggccacaacagtgagaggcccgcataccgcaaaaaaaaaaaaaaaaaaaaaaaggcaccctGGAGGATGTTTTGCATTCCAAACAGACCCTCCTTTACCCACATTATTTGGTAGCAACCCAATTTCATCTTGATAGAAGGATCTCTCCAACTAGTGCAGAAACCCCAGTCTTTGCCTGTTAATTCAGAAGCCCCATCTGGCTAGGTCAAACTCTCAACTTCTATTTCAATGAAAGTATTGTCAGGTTCCCTGGCAGAAGCATTATTTTCCTTGGTACTAAGATCTCACTGGACTTAACATCATGGAGATGAGAAGCAAATATTTTGCTAGTGGATCACTTGCAGTGATAGTGGAGGAGCCTCTCCCATTTTCCTCCCTTGATTCCCTGACCCAGTAACTCTGACTATGGGAGATATAGCACTATATGTGAAGGAATGGTGATCATACAGAACACTCTGGAGATATCACCTCAGCCCTGAAAGGTATTGCCATCTAGCTGGCACCATAACTGAGTCTCCCTTAGACCATTCCACCATTACATCTGTGGCTCTGTAAGGAAAACCATGGTTAGACTAATTAATTCCATGGGAATGGACCCATTGCCACATAACTATATCTCTGTATTTAAGCTGCAGGATATCAATGAGAGAGTATGAACAAATTAATAGAAAATGACTATCATGCAAAGACAAAAAAGGGACTTTGTATCCCTTCTGAAGAAGGGATTCATCTGTTTTCAGTTGGACCTGGGATATTTGTACCATGTTAGGTGGAAGCACGACTTGGCTGTTTTCAA
It includes:
- the LOC132499911 gene encoding WW domain-binding protein 11-like, yielding MERRKETRSKRGRGGQGARGTPPKWSGVRTQIGETRRESARETRANLFGESPLRHPTAQALQRKVSGGWGSSNLRELEAAAGGRLAEEEGTREGGRVGIAACGGRRSLGPQRRGEAELRSLLNADRARRQRGRRAGAQTATESGSEAAAAAEGEPASCRAVSPSRAVAAQGRLGQHTHTHIHTQPERALAANRQHGAGAPARARAAAAATRELLSPAQPPEPGRSRGAVATCPEALSPPPPPPGPEPTPRRGRPRGQPAGSRRRGRRASGLRAAGDGKLCCSPRFPGPAPSPIANVATPLSSNPAHLSPPTPPPVAPPRRLDSAPGKTSKRLIAGSLLTPRLGISGNRAERGVPTRPARQPASQQFKPGE